In a single window of the Metopolophium dirhodum isolate CAU chromosome 2, ASM1992520v1, whole genome shotgun sequence genome:
- the LOC132938240 gene encoding very long-chain-fatty-acid--CoA ligase bubblegum-like — protein MSDDGDIIPSVMQNGGNQYKIKENSFLPSAVENNTTMSFESSKPAENYGPDQVLPASQKYTSEANGRVTLRIEAGADNTPVSVPGLLTKSAEKYGDLPALNYKSANKWVKVTYKEYEQNVRTVAKAFIKLGLERFHGVCIIGFNSPEWFYSDLGAIYAGGFAAGMYTTNLVDACLHCLETSKANIAVVEDSKQLEKILSIKSRLPHLKAIIQYEGKPTEEGVLSWEDVMRIGSAESDDKLNAILKSMGVNECCTLVFTSGTEGASKAVMVSHDNLTYNAYMITKFLSLMDGKEVLVSYLPLSHVAAQITDIYSAITIGAQVFFGEKDALKGSLVNTLQAARPTVFLGVPRVWEKINEKLVSIGRKSGSLKKYIADWAKEVGLNHYEDAMKGVERETYSYKFFRWLIYGRIKSAIGFDRCKYFISAAAPISVELKKYFMSLDIPLCEAFGMSECGGAHTLSNPTDENVAGVGKTLEGVTSKIDKPDEDGNGELCIYGRHVFMGYLNLMEKTESTLDTDGWLHSGDIAQIDDKGYVTITGRIKELLITAGGENIPPVLIENNVKAVLPVVSNAFLIGDKRKFLSILLSLKCEVDAETAEPLDTLTPEVISWLSSLNCKFTKVSEVVANKPKEVFDAIQKGIDAANKKAISNAQKIQKFSFMPVDFSLPTGELGPTLKIKRPVVNEKYKDLIEEFYKD, from the exons ATGAGTGATGACGGTGATATTATTCCAAGCGTTATGCAAAATGGTggaaatcaatacaaaataaaagag AATTCATTTTTACCTAGTGCTGTTGAAAATAACACAACAATGAg TTTTGAAAGCTCCAAACCAGCAGAAAACT ATGGACCAGATCAAGTTTTACCTGCTTCACAAAAATATACAAGTGAAGCAAATGGCCGAGTTACTTTAAGAATTGAGGCTGGTGCAGATAATACACCTGTATCTGTACCTGGACTTTTGACTAAAAGTGCTGAAAAATATGGAGATCTACCGgcgttaaattataaatcggCCAATAAATGGGTCAAAGTTacttataa AGAATATGAACAAAATGTACGAACTGTTGCTAAAGCTTTTATTAAGTTGGGCCTTGAGAGATTTCATGGTGTCTGTATAATCGGGTTTAACTCACCAGAATGGTTTTACTCAGACTTAGGTGCCATTTATGCTGG tgGTTTTGCTGCTGGAATGTATACAACAAATCTTGTTGATGCTTGTCTCCACTGTTTAGAGACAAGTAAAGCAAACATTGCTGTAGTTGAAGATAGTAAACAATTGGAAAAAATACTATCAATCAAAAGTCGTCTACCCCATTTGAAAGCCATCATTCAATATGAAGGCAAACCTACTGAAGAGGGTGTTTTATCT TGGGAAGATGTTATGAGGATTGGATCAGCTGAATCTGATGACAAATTAAATGCCATATTGAAATCCATGGGAGTCAACGAGTGTTGTACATTAGTATTTACg tctGGAACTGAAGGCGCATCAAAAGCAGTCATGGTTAGTCATGATAATCTAACATACAATGCATATATGATAACAAAATTCTTGTCCTTGATGGATGGCAAAGAAGTTCTTGTGTCATATTTACCTTTGAGTCATGTTGCAGCTCAA atcaCTGATATATATAGTGCTATCACAATAGGGGCTCAAGTATTTTTTGGTGAAAAAGACGCTCTAAAG gGTTCTTTAGTGAACACACTTCAAGCTGCCAGACCTACAGTTTTCTTAGGTGTCCCTCGTGTTTgggaaaaaattaatgaaaaattagtGAGCATTGGCCGAAAATCGGGTTCATTGAAGAAGTACATTGCTGATTGGGCTAAAGAAGTTGGCTTAAATCATTATGAAGATGCAATGAAAGG agttGAAAGAGAAACATACTCGTATAAATTCTTCAGATGGTTAATATATGGTCGTATCAAAAGTGCTATTGGTTTCGATAgatgcaaatattttatttccgcTGCTGCTCCTATATCAGtggaactaaaaaaatattttatgagtttgGACATACCTTTGTGCGaa GCATTTGGAATGTCTGAGTGTGGAGGTGCACATACATTGAGTAATCCAACTGATGAAAATGTTGCTGGTGTTGGAAAAACATTAGAAGGAGTcacttcaaaaattgacaaaccTGACGAGGACGGTAATGGCGAg ttgtgTATTTATGGACGTCATGTGTTTATGGGTTATTTGAATCTGATGGAAAAAACAGAGAGTACCCTAGACACCGATGGATGGCTTCATTCTGGTGATATTGCCCAAATAGATGATAAAGGATATGTTACTATTACTGGAAGAATAAAG GAATTGTTAATAACAGCAGGTGGAGAGAACATACCTCCTGTATTAATCGAAAACAATGTTAAAGCCGTATTACCAGTTGTTAGCAATGCTTTCTTAATAGGTGACAAGAGAAAATTCTTGTCCATACTGTTATCtctaaag TGTGAAGTAGATGCTGAAACTGCTGAGCCACTCGACACTTTAACACCTGAAGTAATTTCATGGCTATCGTCACTTAATTGTAAGTTTACCAAAGTATCGGAGGTTGTAGCAAACAAACCTAAAGAAGTTTTTGATGCGATACAAAAAGGCATTGATGCAGCCAACAAGAAAGCTATATCTAATGCACAGAAAATCCAAAAGTTTTCTTTTATGCCAGTTGATTTCTCCTTGCCTACTGGTGAATTAG GtcctacattaaaaattaaacgtcCCGTTGTGAACGAAAAATACAAAGATTTAATCGAAGAGTTCTACAAGGACTGA
- the LOC132938973 gene encoding uncharacterized protein LOC132938973 isoform X1, producing the protein MKTAVAVAIALSVCGAFPFVARPAVALPVAGDGQNESVATNTELQTTTVLPVDTTTESVSQTAVEAVESTTENADQTTAAVPSDTTTDIVNETTTEPAETTTEPAETTTEDVVQTTTEPLELATSEATTAVNNTLPAEVVKDKLSEQIRKILKHYQHPDPVGFPGAPIPDPLSIPPMNKDFGVAFMTFKNMTVHGLSKFKVENVNADLKNMRVYVLLKIRRMYVLGNYTLRSWLSRPASGPFNVTLIEVEAAAEAALEPDADGNLQATETEMDMQFKDCELDFKNLGFAASMMQGIISSMGSVLFEGIKPFIISEVNTNLRADVNAQVKAITSKLPKMTVPVPDLAVAEGRKYVQRMGFDPYHVADRHIDEGPLNFTITELTVSGLSSFHRVGDIGLQIRGPVLQMAVHVITGAINGSLRWSYRLGLSKTFSRTGVSNFTVDHIQVRALVNQTLDIRNKPVLEKLDIEVGKIEVQMDRKEPLDYVIEIAVNSLPSLLRHIIVDALEEPIKAKAQTILDDVQVEKMVEDRLPELDRMVGD; encoded by the exons ATGAAGACGGCCGTCGCAGTAGCCATCGCTCTGTCCGTGTGCGGAGCTTTTCCGTTCGTCGCGCGTCCGGCag tcGCCTTACCGGTAGCCGGAGATGGACAAAATGAAAGTGTGGCGACTAACACTGAACTACAGACCACCACTGTTCTACCTGTAGATACTACGACCGAGAGTGTGTCCCAGACCGCCGTCGAAGCAGTAGAGTCCACGACCGAGAATGCGGACCAGACCACCGCCGCTGTACCTTCAGACACCACGACCGACATTGTGAACGAGACCACTACCGAACCAGCAGAGACCACTACCGAACCAGCAGAGACCACGACCGAGGATGTAGTCCAGACCACCACCGAACCGTTAGAACTCGCCACCAGTGAAGCAACAACGGCTGTAAATAACACATTGCCGGCAGAAGTTGTCAAGGACAAGTTGAGCGAACAGATCAGAAAAATTCTGAAACACTACCAGCACCCTGACCCCGTTGGCTTTCCAGGCGCCCCAATTCCCGATCCACTAAGCATACCCCCAATGAACAAAGATTTTGGCGTGGCGTTCATGACGTTCAAAAACATGACTGTACACGGACTATCCAAGTTCAAAGTGGAAAATGTCAACGCGGACTTGAAAAACATGCGA GTGTACGTGCTGTTGAAAATCAGACGAATGTACGTGCTGGGCAACTACACACTGAGGTCGTGGCTTAGCCGACCGGCGTCGGGCCCGTTCAACGTGACGCTCATCGAAGTGGAAGCCGCCGCTGAGGCTGCGCTCGAACCGGACGCGGATGGCAACCTGCAGGCCACCGAGACGGAGATGGACATGCAGTTCAAGGACTGCGAGCTGGACTTCAAGAACCTGGGGTTCGCCGCTTCCATGATGCAGGGCATCATCAGCTCGATGGGATCGGTGCTGTTCGAGGGCATCAAGCCGTTCATCATCAGCGAGGTGAACACCAACCTGCGGGCGGACGTCAACGCCCAGGTGAAGGCCATCACTAGCAAGCTGCCCAAGATGACGGTACCCGTCCCGGACCTGGCGGTGGCCGAGGGCCGAAAGTACGTCCAGCGGATGGGCTTTGACCCGTACCACGTCGCGGACCGACACATCGACGAGGGCCCGCTCAACTTCACGATCACCGAGCTCACTGTGTCCGGGCTGTCCAGCTTCCACCGGGTGGGTGACATCGGGCTGCAGATCCGCGGCCCTGTGCTCCAGATGGCCGTGCACGTCATCACCGGCGCGATCAACGGGTCGCTGCGGTGGAGCTACCGGCTGGGCCTGTCCAAGACGTTCAGCCGGACGGGCGTGTCCAACTTCACCGTAGACCACATCCAGGTCCGGGCGCTGGTCAACCAGACGCTGGACATCCGCAACAAGCCGGTGCTGGAGAAGCTCGACATCGAGGTGGGCAAGATCGAGGTGCAAATGGACAGGAAGGAGCCGCTGGACTACGTCATCGAGATCGCAGTCAACTCGCTGCCGTCGCTGTTGCGGCACATCATCGTCGACGCGCTCGAGGAGCCCATCAAGGCGAAAGCGCAGACCATACTGGACGACGTCCAAGTCGAGAAAATGGTCGAGGACAGGCTGCCCGAACTCGACCGGATGGTCGGCGATTGA
- the LOC132938973 gene encoding uncharacterized protein LOC132938973 isoform X2: MKTTVAVVAIALSLCGLFPFVTVALPVAGDGQNESVATNTELQTTTVLPVDTTTESVSQTAVEAVESTTENADQTTAAVPSDTTTDIVNETTTEPAETTTEPAETTTEDVVQTTTEPLELATSEATTAVNNTLPAEVVKDKLSEQIRKILKHYQHPDPVGFPGAPIPDPLSIPPMNKDFGVAFMTFKNMTVHGLSKFKVENVNADLKNMRVYVLLKIRRMYVLGNYTLRSWLSRPASGPFNVTLIEVEAAAEAALEPDADGNLQATETEMDMQFKDCELDFKNLGFAASMMQGIISSMGSVLFEGIKPFIISEVNTNLRADVNAQVKAITSKLPKMTVPVPDLAVAEGRKYVQRMGFDPYHVADRHIDEGPLNFTITELTVSGLSSFHRVGDIGLQIRGPVLQMAVHVITGAINGSLRWSYRLGLSKTFSRTGVSNFTVDHIQVRALVNQTLDIRNKPVLEKLDIEVGKIEVQMDRKEPLDYVIEIAVNSLPSLLRHIIVDALEEPIKAKAQTILDDVQVEKMVEDRLPELDRMVGD, translated from the exons ATGAAGACGACCGTCGCAGTTGTAGCCATCGCGCTGTCCCTGTGCGGACTCTTCCCGTTCGTCacag tcGCCTTACCGGTAGCCGGAGATGGACAAAATGAAAGTGTGGCGACTAACACTGAACTACAGACCACCACTGTTCTACCTGTAGATACTACGACCGAGAGTGTGTCCCAGACCGCCGTCGAAGCAGTAGAGTCCACGACCGAGAATGCGGACCAGACCACCGCCGCTGTACCTTCAGACACCACGACCGACATTGTGAACGAGACCACTACCGAACCAGCAGAGACCACTACCGAACCAGCAGAGACCACGACCGAGGATGTAGTCCAGACCACCACCGAACCGTTAGAACTCGCCACCAGTGAAGCAACAACGGCTGTAAATAACACATTGCCGGCAGAAGTTGTCAAGGACAAGTTGAGCGAACAGATCAGAAAAATTCTGAAACACTACCAGCACCCTGACCCCGTTGGCTTTCCAGGCGCCCCAATTCCCGATCCACTAAGCATACCCCCAATGAACAAAGATTTTGGCGTGGCGTTCATGACGTTCAAAAACATGACTGTACACGGACTATCCAAGTTCAAAGTGGAAAATGTCAACGCGGACTTGAAAAACATGCGA GTGTACGTGCTGTTGAAAATCAGACGAATGTACGTGCTGGGCAACTACACACTGAGGTCGTGGCTTAGCCGACCGGCGTCGGGCCCGTTCAACGTGACGCTCATCGAAGTGGAAGCCGCCGCTGAGGCTGCGCTCGAACCGGACGCGGATGGCAACCTGCAGGCCACCGAGACGGAGATGGACATGCAGTTCAAGGACTGCGAGCTGGACTTCAAGAACCTGGGGTTCGCCGCTTCCATGATGCAGGGCATCATCAGCTCGATGGGATCGGTGCTGTTCGAGGGCATCAAGCCGTTCATCATCAGCGAGGTGAACACCAACCTGCGGGCGGACGTCAACGCCCAGGTGAAGGCCATCACTAGCAAGCTGCCCAAGATGACGGTACCCGTCCCGGACCTGGCGGTGGCCGAGGGCCGAAAGTACGTCCAGCGGATGGGCTTTGACCCGTACCACGTCGCGGACCGACACATCGACGAGGGCCCGCTCAACTTCACGATCACCGAGCTCACTGTGTCCGGGCTGTCCAGCTTCCACCGGGTGGGTGACATCGGGCTGCAGATCCGCGGCCCTGTGCTCCAGATGGCCGTGCACGTCATCACCGGCGCGATCAACGGGTCGCTGCGGTGGAGCTACCGGCTGGGCCTGTCCAAGACGTTCAGCCGGACGGGCGTGTCCAACTTCACCGTAGACCACATCCAGGTCCGGGCGCTGGTCAACCAGACGCTGGACATCCGCAACAAGCCGGTGCTGGAGAAGCTCGACATCGAGGTGGGCAAGATCGAGGTGCAAATGGACAGGAAGGAGCCGCTGGACTACGTCATCGAGATCGCAGTCAACTCGCTGCCGTCGCTGTTGCGGCACATCATCGTCGACGCGCTCGAGGAGCCCATCAAGGCGAAAGCGCAGACCATACTGGACGACGTCCAAGTCGAGAAAATGGTCGAGGACAGGCTGCCCGAACTCGACCGGATGGTCGGCGATTGA